CTTCGACGCCGCGCTCGCCGCCGTGGTGGGCGGCACGCCGATCGAGGGGGCGTGGGACGCTCTGGACGAGCTCGTCGATCTCGGGCTGCTGCAGGACAGCGCGGCGGGGCGCTACCGCTTCCACGATCTGGTCCGGTTGTTCGCCCGTGGGCGGCTGCGGGAGGAGGAGTCCGAGGCCGAACGCGAGGCGCTCACCGTGACGGTGATGTCGTGGCTGCTGCGGACGGCCACCGTCGCCGGGCGGTGCTTCGAGTCCGACCGTCCCTCCCCCGGTTTCTCCTCCCTGGACGAGGCCGACCACTGGCTGCGCGTCAACGTGGACGGCTGGCTGAGCGCGATGCGTCACGCGGCGGGCGCCGGCCGGTTCGCCGAGGTCCTCGACTGCGCCGAGTCGATGCACTGGTTCTCCGACCGGTGGATGCATGCCTCTCACTGGCACGAGGTCTTCACCCTCGGCACCGAGGCCGCCGCCGCCCTGGGCGACCCCGCCCGGCAGGCCGAGCAGGTGAACATGCTGGCCTGGGTCCACCTGGTGCCGCGAGAGGACCTGGAGACCGCCCTGCGCCACACGGCCCAGGCGATGGACCTGGCCACCCGCATCGGCGCCACCGCGCAGATCGCCCTGGCCCACCACACCGCGGCGGGCGCGCTCCGGCGCCTCGGGCGGCTCGACGAGGCCATCGCCGCCGAGACCCGGGCGGCGCAGATCTACCAGGCCCACGGCGACATCGACCGGTACGCTCAGTGCCTCGGCGCCCTCGGCACCTGCCTGCGCGACGCCGGCCACCACGCCGAGGCGCTGGAGCGGTACCTCGCCCTGTGGGACCTGCTGAACGACGACCGGTCGGGGATGACACCGAACGTCGTGACGTTCACCCGGCCGATCGCGCTGGCCCGCGTGGGTGAATGCCTGGGGCTGCTCGGGCACCGCTCCGAGGCGATCGGCAAGCTCACCGAGGCGATCGACCTCATGGAGCGGGCCCGGCTGCCCGCCCCGCAGGCCCGCGCCCTGGAGACCCTGGCGGGCCTGCTGGCCGAGGAGAGCCGGATCGGCGAGAGCCGCCAGGTCTATGGGCGCGCGGCCGGGGTGTACGAGGTCATCGGGGACCTTGCAGCGAGCAGCCGCTGCCGCGGTCTGGCCGAACCCACGGCCTGATCCTGCGTCCTGTTCTGCGTCCTGTTCTGCGTGGTGAGGCGGCGTGCGCTGGATTTCGATGGGGGTGCATCACCCCCCATCCAGCTCAGGAGTGGCCATGACCACCGTCGGCGATGTCGTGCTCGTGAGCGGGGGCTTCGTGGATGGATCCGGCTGGCAGGGTGTCTACGACGAGCTGGCCGGGGACGGGCTCCGCGTGCACGTCGTGCAGCTCGCCACGCGGTCGCTGCTGGATGACGTCGCGGCGGCTCGCCGGGTGCTGGACGGGCTCGGTGGGCCGGCCGTCCTGATCGGGCACTCCTATGGCGGGGTCGTCATCACCGAGGCCGGGATGCATCCGAACGTCGCGTCCCTGGCGTACATCGCCGCCTTCGCTCCCGATCGGGGTGAGTCGGCGGGCACCCTCTTCGCGGCCTCGGCGCCCATCCTCCCTCCTGTGGAGGGCTTCCTCCTCCTCGACCGGGGCAGATTCGCCACCTCCTTCGCCGCCGATCTGCCCGACCGGGTGGCCGCGTTCATGGCCGACTCCCAGGTCCCGTTCGGGGTGGAGGCCCTCGGCGGGCCGGTCACCGAGCCGGCCTGGCGGCACCGGCCGAGCTGGTACCTCGTCGCCACCGAGGACCGGATGATCCCCGCGCCGGCCCAGCGCCGGATGGCCGGGCGTGCCGGGGCGAAGACGGTCGAGGTCATCGGCAGCCACGCCGTGCACATCTCCCAGCCCGCAGCGGTCGCCGACCTCATCCGCCAGTCCACCGAGTGACGCCAGCCGATCAGACCGCCGTCCCGCCGAGCCTGCCCCCTCAACACCTTCGCGCCTTCCACCAGGGCGCCTTGCCCCTGACGACAGGAGACAGAAGTGCCAAGGAGACCCCTGACCAAGGCCGCGGTCATCGGCACCGCGCTCGAGTTCTACGACCACGCCCTCTTCGGCCTGGGCGCGGCGATCGTCTTCGACAAGCAGTTCTTCCCCCCCGGCACCCCCGTCGCCGGCGCCCTCGGCGCCTTCGCCGCGTTCGCGGTCGGGTTCCTGGCCCGCCCGATCGGCGGTCTCGTCTTCGGCCACTTCGGCGACCGCGTCGGTCGCAAGCCCATGCTGGTCGTGACCCTGCTGCTGATGGGGCTGTCCACGGTCGGCATCGGGCTGCTGCCCACCTACGAGCAGGTCGGCCTGGCGGCACCTGTCCTGCTGACCGTGCTCCGGCTGGCGCAGGGCTTCGGCGCGGGAGCCGAGTACGCCGGCGCCCTGGTCCTGGTGGCCGAGACGAGCGACCCCCGGCGGCGGGGATTGTGGGCCTCGCTTCCCGGCGCGGGTGTCCAGCTCGGCATCCTGACCGCCACCCTGGTCTTCACCGGGGTCACGCTGCTGCCGTCGTTCGAGACGTGGGGCTGGCGGGTGCCGTTCCTGCTCAGCCTCGTGGGGGTGGGCGTGGGGCTGTTCCTCAGGGTGCAGGTGCCGGAGTCGGAGCTGTTCGAACGCGAGCGGGCGCGGGGGCTGAGCCGGTTCCCGGCGCTGGAGGTCATCAGGAGGCAGCCGCGGATCCTGCTGATCGCCTTCGCGGCCAACGCCCCGTTCGGCGCGATCGCGTACATCCTCAATGTCTTCGTGCTGTCGTACGTGACCAGGACGCTCGGTCTGCCGGCCGTGGTGGGATTGTCGGCCAAGCTGCTCGCCGCGGCGGTGGCGATCGCGGTCACCCCGCTGTTCGGGCTGCTGTCCGACCGGGTCGGCCGGCGTCCCGTGTTCGTCGGTTGCGCGCTCTTCCTGGGCGGTTTCGCCTTTCCGATGTTCCGGATGGTCGACACCGGTCATCCCGCGCTGGTGATCCTCGCGGTCACCATCGGGTACGGCGTCTGCGTCTCCGGGATGTTCGCCGTGCTGGCCTCGCTGCTCACCGAGCTGTTCGACACCCGCCACCGCTACAGCGGCGTGGCCATCGCCCGCGAATGGACGGCCGCGCTGACCAGCGGCCCCGCCCCTCTCGTGGCGACCGCGCTGGTGGCGGGCGCGGGCGGCGCGTCCTGGCCCATCGCCCTCCTGCTGGTGGTCTGCGCGGCGATCACGGCCGGTGCCGTGCTGCTCGCCCCGGAGACCCGCCGCCGTGACCTGACCGCGGACGTCAGCGAACCGGCTGCCCGCGCGGTGCGGTCCGCTGACTGCGACCTCGGTGCGGTCCGCTGACTGCGACCTCGGTGCGGTCCGCTCGGGCACCGTCCAGGATCACCCGGCGGCGCACGCCACCGGCTGCCTGAGCGTCGTCCTGGGCTCAGGATCGGTGAACTCGGTCAGGTAGATCTCGTGATGCACGCGGTCAGGTCACGTCGAGCCCGGGGATACCAGCCCCGTCTCGTACGCGAGCACAACCGCCTGAACCCGGTCCCTGAGCCCGAGCTTGGCCAGGATGCGAGCCACATGGGTCTTCACCGTCGCCGGGCTGAGAGTCAGCCGTTCGGCGAGCTCGATGTTGCTCAGCCCGGTGGCCAGCAGCCGCAGCACCTCCAGCTCCCGCGCGGTCAGCTCCGACAGGTCACGGTGCGGGGCCGGAGGGCCGGCGTCGTCCCGGCGGGCGAACCGCTCGACCAGGCGCCGGGTGATGGTCGGGGCGAGCAGGGCGTCGCCGGTGCGCACCAGGGTCACCGCGGCCACCAGGTGCTCGGGGCTGACGTCCTTGAGCAGGAAGCCGCTGGCCCCGGCGGCGAGCGCGGTGTAGACGTAGTGGTCGAGGTCGTAGGTGGTCAGGATGAGCACGCGGGTGGCGCCGGCCGCGTCGTCGGCCAGGATGCGCCGGGTGGCCTGGATGCCGTCCATGCGCGGCATCCTGATGTCCATGAGGACGACGTCCGGCCTGCTGCGCCGGGCCGCCTCCACCGCTTCTGCGCCGTCCGCCGCCTCGGCCGTCACCTCGATGCCGTCGGCGGCCAGGATCATCCGGAACCCGGTGCGTACCAGGGCCTGATCGTCGGCGATGATCACGCGGAGAGGGTGGCTCATGAGGCTCGCCATGGTACTCGGGCCAAGATCCGGTAGCCGCCCGCGGGGGTGCGTCCGGCGTCCAGGGTGCCGCCGTGGACGGTCAGCCGTTCGCGCAGCCCGATCAGCCCGCGCCCGCCCGTGCGCGACGGGCCGCGCCGCGCCCCGCCGGTGTCGGTGACCTCGATCTCCAGCAGGTCGCCGTCGTGGCGGATCGAGACGGACGCCGCCGCGCCCGCCGCATGCTTGATCGTGTTCGTCAGTGCCTCCTGGACGACCCGGTAGGCGGCCAGCTCGACCCCGGCGGGCAGCGGGCCGGGCGGCAGCGACAGCTCGACGTCGACCGGAATCCCGGCGGCTCGTACCCGGGTGACCAGCGCGTCGAGCTGATCGAGCCCGGGCTGCGGCGCGAGCGCGCCCTCCG
The nucleotide sequence above comes from Nonomuraea gerenzanensis. Encoded proteins:
- a CDS encoding MFS transporter, translating into MPRRPLTKAAVIGTALEFYDHALFGLGAAIVFDKQFFPPGTPVAGALGAFAAFAVGFLARPIGGLVFGHFGDRVGRKPMLVVTLLLMGLSTVGIGLLPTYEQVGLAAPVLLTVLRLAQGFGAGAEYAGALVLVAETSDPRRRGLWASLPGAGVQLGILTATLVFTGVTLLPSFETWGWRVPFLLSLVGVGVGLFLRVQVPESELFERERARGLSRFPALEVIRRQPRILLIAFAANAPFGAIAYILNVFVLSYVTRTLGLPAVVGLSAKLLAAAVAIAVTPLFGLLSDRVGRRPVFVGCALFLGGFAFPMFRMVDTGHPALVILAVTIGYGVCVSGMFAVLASLLTELFDTRHRYSGVAIAREWTAALTSGPAPLVATALVAGAGGASWPIALLLVVCAAITAGAVLLAPETRRRDLTADVSEPAARAVRSADCDLGAVR
- a CDS encoding response regulator, translated to MSHPLRVIIADDQALVRTGFRMILAADGIEVTAEAADGAEAVEAARRSRPDVVLMDIRMPRMDGIQATRRILADDAAGATRVLILTTYDLDHYVYTALAAGASGFLLKDVSPEHLVAAVTLVRTGDALLAPTITRRLVERFARRDDAGPPAPHRDLSELTARELEVLRLLATGLSNIELAERLTLSPATVKTHVARILAKLGLRDRVQAVVLAYETGLVSPGST
- a CDS encoding helix-turn-helix domain-containing protein, translated to MLRRHRQAARLTLEQLAEASGVSDRTLSDMERGRSKGPQHRTVVAVADALGLAGADREQLVELAREGRLRDHWSRPAGLCELPRTVDDFTGRAAELAWISELVHTGDAFGAAGVGLVTGSAGLGKTTLTIRAAHTLRPGFPGGVLFLDLFGMSAQPLPAEEALGTLLRALGVTEIPGEATGRASLYRSVLRDRRVLVVLDNAASEEQVRPLLPGGGAGRALVTSRRLLAGLEGVRRLGLGPLPLLEAAELLTGILKERGTCDDGPAVWQLAQLCGGLPLALRIAGNRLVSRPGWNAADLAARLADEERRLHQLSAGDLRIAGAFGLSYEQLADATRQVFRRLALVPGRDFDAALAAVVGGTPIEGAWDALDELVDLGLLQDSAAGRYRFHDLVRLFARGRLREEESEAEREALTVTVMSWLLRTATVAGRCFESDRPSPGFSSLDEADHWLRVNVDGWLSAMRHAAGAGRFAEVLDCAESMHWFSDRWMHASHWHEVFTLGTEAAAALGDPARQAEQVNMLAWVHLVPREDLETALRHTAQAMDLATRIGATAQIALAHHTAAGALRRLGRLDEAIAAETRAAQIYQAHGDIDRYAQCLGALGTCLRDAGHHAEALERYLALWDLLNDDRSGMTPNVVTFTRPIALARVGECLGLLGHRSEAIGKLTEAIDLMERARLPAPQARALETLAGLLAEESRIGESRQVYGRAAGVYEVIGDLAASSRCRGLAEPTA
- a CDS encoding alpha/beta fold hydrolase is translated as MTTVGDVVLVSGGFVDGSGWQGVYDELAGDGLRVHVVQLATRSLLDDVAAARRVLDGLGGPAVLIGHSYGGVVITEAGMHPNVASLAYIAAFAPDRGESAGTLFAASAPILPPVEGFLLLDRGRFATSFAADLPDRVAAFMADSQVPFGVEALGGPVTEPAWRHRPSWYLVATEDRMIPAPAQRRMAGRAGAKTVEVIGSHAVHISQPAAVADLIRQSTE